In Acidobacteriota bacterium, the following proteins share a genomic window:
- a CDS encoding aldo/keto reductase, which produces MIESPAVPRVELAPGYTISRLIKGGWQLAGGHGAVEREAALDDMFRFVDTGITTFDSADIYTGVESLIGEFLRRLRARDGARAEGRVQVHTKYVPDRTTLARLTRRDVEDAIDRSLSRLGVDTLDLVQFHWWDLDVPGWVETAQWLDGVRRTGKVRHVGLTNFDVPRVETIVGAGVQVVSHQVQYSVLDRRPERGVAAACEARGVSLLTYGALAGGFLSERWLGHADPVPPLENRSLVKYRLIVDEFGGWEALQRVLLALDTVARRHGCAMGTVALRWVLERRAVAAAIVGARHAGHLDATCRAAWLPLDAADLAEIDDAAAGAPGPAGDVYALEREKGGRHAAIMRYDLNARQ; this is translated from the coding sequence ATGATCGAGTCGCCTGCCGTCCCTCGTGTCGAACTCGCGCCCGGCTATACCATCTCCCGCCTCATCAAGGGCGGGTGGCAGCTGGCCGGCGGGCACGGCGCCGTCGAGCGCGAGGCCGCGCTCGACGACATGTTCCGTTTCGTCGACACAGGCATCACGACGTTCGACAGCGCCGACATCTACACGGGCGTCGAATCGCTCATCGGAGAGTTCCTGCGCCGGCTCCGCGCCCGAGACGGCGCGCGTGCCGAGGGACGGGTGCAGGTGCACACGAAATACGTCCCCGACCGGACGACGCTGGCGCGTCTGACGCGGCGCGACGTCGAAGACGCCATCGACCGATCGCTGTCGCGCCTGGGCGTCGACACCCTCGACCTCGTGCAGTTCCACTGGTGGGATCTCGACGTGCCCGGGTGGGTCGAAACGGCGCAGTGGCTCGACGGCGTGCGGCGGACGGGCAAGGTCCGTCACGTCGGCCTGACCAACTTCGACGTGCCACGCGTCGAGACCATCGTCGGCGCGGGCGTGCAGGTCGTATCGCACCAGGTGCAGTACTCCGTGCTCGACAGGCGGCCGGAGCGCGGGGTGGCGGCGGCCTGCGAGGCGCGCGGCGTGTCGCTGCTGACCTACGGGGCGCTCGCCGGCGGATTCCTCTCGGAACGCTGGCTTGGGCACGCGGATCCGGTACCGCCTCTCGAGAACCGGTCGCTCGTGAAGTACCGCCTGATCGTCGACGAGTTCGGCGGGTGGGAGGCGCTCCAGCGGGTGCTGCTCGCGCTCGACACGGTGGCGCGGCGCCACGGGTGCGCGATGGGCACCGTGGCGTTGCGCTGGGTGCTGGAGAGGCGGGCGGTCGCCGCCGCGATCGTGGGAGCCCGGCACGCCGGGCATCTCGACGCGACATGCCGCGCCGCGTGGCTGCCACTCGATGCCGCCGATCTCGCCGAGATCGACGACGCGGCTGCCGGCGCGCCAGGGCCCGCCGGCGACGTCTACGCCCTCGAACGCGAGAAGGGCGGGCGACACGCGGCCATCATGCGCTACGATCTCAACGCGCGCCAGTGA
- a CDS encoding TIGR04076 family protein — protein sequence MPARDSFELYDLRVEVIASDRPMVCNHKIGDWFELSGENLSFPPGQTFPLYPLAALLPLLPAKQRPTAATDWMTTDTDVACPDPHCGGRFRITRLGRRRFRHGETTRVPLPRRAVRRTRRETPR from the coding sequence ATGCCTGCACGCGACAGCTTCGAGCTCTACGACCTGAGGGTCGAGGTCATCGCCTCCGACCGGCCCATGGTGTGCAATCACAAGATCGGCGACTGGTTCGAGCTGTCGGGCGAGAACCTGTCGTTCCCGCCCGGCCAGACGTTCCCGCTCTACCCGCTGGCGGCCCTGCTGCCGCTGCTGCCTGCCAAGCAGCGGCCGACGGCGGCCACCGACTGGATGACGACCGACACCGACGTCGCCTGTCCCGACCCGCACTGCGGCGGGCGGTTCCGCATCACACGCCTCGGCAGGCGCCGCTTTCGTCACGGCGAGACGACCCGCGTACCTCTCCCGAGACGGGCGGTGCGGCGCACCCGCCGGGAGACACCGCGATGA
- a CDS encoding HDIG domain-containing protein yields the protein MESSSRRPASFFSRSAVSRFGLPLLLSFVLGLLTTVDVGWRGAGLALGDFTPDTVRAPFDLSVVDEAATARKRELARLQAVPVAVEDDEMPRAMASRLVAAFAGAREAFQAVDVPPGGDAPSPPRARSARQAAVDAERRAAAVAATAVPAFELASGVRLTPAQRDYLVSRRFDGGVLEGALALVDEAYRTPIVEDADRLRVAVFGTPDDPGPRAGRLLVRSAASRAERTIEQPRALAPLAVTEARLAERAPTLLADLEPPAREIALDLVRAGLRANLRLDLDATRAQQAAAADAVLPVSLSLRRNQLIIGEGQLVTEETLRVLRAVAEAGQPGGRAARLAGASVLMFLLVVLGFWILDVSLPGTRIGDRDFLFFASAMVLGVAAFRGWHGLALRLTADTAIVPEVAASLLFPGAALVMLARFCLHLGGAAMLLVILCVSYAIIAPGGALLVAHQFLIGLVGQHRVAHCTRRKGIVRATLLTGAVGLASGFAVALLGPVESLRPVPVLVTAGFGGLGGLLSGLLMLALTPVVEWVFGFVTSISLVELLHPNRALLRKLAAAAPGTYQHSMGVGMLAEAAAREVGANPLQVMVCAMYHDVGKTEAPEFFVENQRGANPHDGLAPAESARILRAHVTDGAEMVKQQKLGQLILDGVLEHHGTGAMPYFLARARQHGGPVDAALFHYPGPRPRSKETALLMIADQVEATARAMDGATDDDFQAMVRETVDRILAERQLDEAPLTLDELHRVQQAMANVLLSLHHKRIKYPRSAAPSTPRA from the coding sequence ATGGAGTCGTCCTCGCGACGGCCGGCCAGCTTCTTCTCTCGGTCCGCCGTCTCCCGCTTCGGTCTCCCGTTGCTGCTGTCGTTCGTCCTCGGTCTGCTGACCACGGTCGACGTCGGTTGGCGTGGCGCGGGCCTCGCGCTCGGCGATTTCACTCCCGACACGGTGCGCGCGCCGTTCGACCTGTCGGTCGTCGACGAGGCCGCCACGGCGAGGAAGCGTGAGCTGGCACGCCTGCAGGCGGTACCGGTTGCGGTCGAAGACGACGAGATGCCGCGCGCCATGGCCAGCCGGCTCGTCGCCGCGTTCGCCGGAGCGCGGGAGGCCTTCCAGGCCGTCGACGTCCCGCCAGGAGGCGACGCGCCATCGCCGCCGCGAGCGCGGTCGGCTCGCCAGGCGGCGGTGGACGCCGAGCGTCGGGCCGCCGCGGTGGCCGCGACCGCCGTGCCCGCGTTCGAGCTCGCCTCGGGCGTGCGGTTGACCCCGGCGCAGCGCGACTATCTGGTTTCGCGGCGGTTCGACGGGGGCGTCCTCGAGGGCGCGCTCGCTCTCGTCGACGAGGCCTACCGCACCCCCATCGTCGAAGACGCGGATCGACTGAGGGTCGCGGTGTTCGGCACCCCGGACGACCCCGGGCCGCGAGCGGGCCGGCTCCTCGTGCGCTCCGCCGCGTCGCGCGCGGAACGGACAATCGAGCAGCCGCGCGCGCTCGCACCGCTCGCCGTGACGGAAGCGCGCCTCGCCGAGCGTGCGCCGACCCTGCTCGCCGACCTCGAGCCCCCGGCGCGGGAGATCGCGCTCGACCTGGTGCGCGCGGGCCTCCGGGCCAACCTGCGGCTCGATCTCGACGCGACCCGTGCGCAGCAGGCGGCGGCGGCCGACGCCGTGCTGCCCGTCTCGCTGTCGCTGCGGCGGAACCAACTGATCATCGGCGAGGGACAACTCGTCACCGAGGAGACCCTGCGGGTGCTGCGGGCCGTGGCCGAGGCCGGGCAGCCCGGGGGGCGCGCGGCACGTCTGGCCGGCGCCTCGGTGCTCATGTTCCTGCTGGTCGTCCTGGGGTTCTGGATCCTCGATGTCAGCCTGCCTGGGACGCGGATCGGGGATCGCGACTTCCTGTTCTTCGCGTCGGCGATGGTCCTCGGTGTCGCCGCGTTCCGCGGCTGGCACGGCCTGGCACTCCGTCTGACGGCCGATACCGCCATCGTGCCCGAGGTGGCCGCGTCCCTGCTGTTTCCGGGAGCGGCGCTGGTCATGCTGGCGCGGTTCTGCCTCCACCTCGGTGGGGCGGCCATGCTGCTGGTCATCCTGTGCGTCTCGTATGCCATCATCGCGCCCGGCGGGGCGCTGCTCGTCGCCCACCAGTTCCTGATTGGTCTCGTGGGGCAGCACCGCGTCGCGCACTGCACGCGCCGCAAAGGCATCGTGCGCGCGACGCTGCTGACCGGTGCCGTCGGGCTCGCGAGCGGATTCGCCGTCGCACTGCTGGGACCGGTCGAGTCGCTGCGTCCGGTGCCGGTCCTCGTGACGGCCGGCTTCGGGGGGCTCGGGGGCCTCTTGTCTGGGCTGCTGATGCTGGCGCTCACGCCCGTGGTCGAGTGGGTGTTCGGCTTCGTCACGAGCATCTCTCTCGTCGAGCTGCTCCACCCGAACCGCGCCCTGCTGAGGAAGCTCGCGGCGGCGGCGCCGGGCACCTACCAGCACTCGATGGGCGTCGGCATGCTGGCGGAGGCGGCGGCGCGCGAGGTCGGGGCGAACCCCCTCCAGGTGATGGTCTGTGCGATGTATCACGACGTGGGCAAGACGGAGGCCCCGGAGTTCTTCGTCGAGAACCAGCGGGGCGCCAACCCGCACGACGGCCTCGCGCCGGCCGAGAGCGCGCGCATCCTGCGGGCGCACGTCACCGACGGGGCCGAGATGGTGAAGCAGCAGAAGCTCGGGCAGCTGATCCTCGATGGCGTGCTCGAGCACCACGGCACGGGGGCGATGCCGTACTTCCTCGCGCGCGCCCGTCAGCACGGCGGGCCCGTCGATGCGGCGCTGTTCCACTACCCGGGTCCGCGCCCACGCTCGAAGGAGACCGCCCTGCTGATGATCGCGGATCAGGTCGAGGCCACGGCGCGTGCCATGGATGGCGCCACCGACGACGACTTCCAGGCGATGGTGCGCGAGACCGTCGACCGCATCCTGGCCGAGCGCCAGCTCGACGAGGCGCCGTTGACGCTCGATGAGCTGCATCGCGTCCAGCAGGCGATGGCGAACGTCCTGCTGAGCCTGCACCACAAGCGGATCAAGTACCCCCGCAGCGCAGCGCCCTCGACACCCCGGGCATGA